From Nitrobacter sp. NHB1, a single genomic window includes:
- the ribB gene encoding 3,4-dihydroxy-2-butanone-4-phosphate synthase: MSHPIPEVLEAFANGEIVAVTDDDDREGEGDLIVAASLCTAEKMAFIIRHTSGIVCAPITTEEAQRLRLDPMVAHNESNHTTAFTVSIDYKPDGGTGISAEERASCCRALANPNAGASDFARPGHIFPLIARNGGVLLRAGHTEAAVDLCKLAGLPPVGVISELMNDDGTVMKGEQVARFVAAHSLKHVTIADIIAYRQAREKLIERVSEFTIDSPIGPLQGYAYRSPFDSMAHVAFVYAGIGDGKNVLTRFHKPNIVRDIFAGPRRMEVVLEHFKKAGSGVLVYLRDGAAGVPVAPLPEHKSAEADRNRQWREVGVGAQILRDLGVTSIRHLTSSAYDYKGLSGFGIEIVSNEYLEI; encoded by the coding sequence ATGTCCCATCCAATTCCGGAAGTGCTGGAGGCTTTTGCCAACGGCGAAATCGTCGCCGTCACCGACGATGACGACCGCGAGGGCGAGGGCGATCTAATCGTCGCGGCATCGCTCTGCACCGCGGAGAAGATGGCGTTCATCATACGGCACACCTCCGGCATAGTTTGCGCACCGATCACGACGGAGGAGGCGCAACGGCTGCGGCTTGATCCGATGGTCGCGCATAACGAGTCCAATCATACCACGGCTTTCACCGTCTCGATCGATTACAAGCCCGATGGCGGCACCGGCATTTCGGCCGAAGAGCGTGCCTCCTGTTGCCGGGCGCTCGCCAATCCCAACGCCGGCGCCAGCGACTTTGCCCGGCCCGGTCACATCTTCCCGCTGATCGCGCGCAACGGCGGTGTCCTGCTGCGCGCGGGCCATACCGAGGCGGCGGTCGATCTCTGCAAGCTGGCCGGCCTGCCGCCGGTCGGTGTCATCAGCGAGTTGATGAACGACGACGGCACGGTGATGAAAGGCGAGCAGGTTGCGCGGTTCGTTGCCGCGCACAGCCTCAAGCATGTCACCATCGCCGACATCATCGCGTATCGTCAGGCGCGAGAGAAGCTGATCGAGCGGGTCTCGGAGTTTACGATCGACAGCCCGATCGGGCCGCTGCAGGGCTACGCCTACCGTTCGCCGTTCGATTCCATGGCCCATGTCGCGTTCGTCTACGCCGGCATCGGGGATGGAAAGAATGTTCTGACCCGTTTCCACAAGCCAAATATCGTGCGCGATATCTTCGCCGGGCCGCGGCGCATGGAGGTCGTGCTCGAGCATTTCAAGAAGGCCGGCAGCGGCGTGCTGGTGTATCTGCGAGACGGCGCTGCTGGGGTGCCGGTGGCGCCGCTCCCCGAACACAAATCGGCGGAAGCCGATCGCAACAGGCAGTGGCGCGAGGTCGGCGTCGGCGCGCAGATCCTGCGCGATCTCGGCGTGACGTCGATACGGCATCTGACGTCGTCGGCGTACGACTACAAGGGCCTCTCCGGTTTCGGCATCGAGATCGTTTCGAACGAGTATCTCGAGATCTGA
- the exbB gene encoding tonB-system energizer ExbB, which translates to MTQFVTGAARLVLVVVFAVLAAVVPAHAQQQGTSPAVSPSPLSSTPPAPGETSRSPRPDAVSQGAPPASSRSSEATAVDAPPARSAPSVSASTLPRDLSPWGMFMQADIVVKAVMIGLAFASLVTWTIWLAKGMELAAARRRAQSCVRKLVRADSLAAAQAETADGWTGQGTVAELLEAAEGERKRSRDLSADGIKERLAIALSRIEARAGREVARGTGLLATIGATAPFVGLFGTVWGIMNAFIGISLSKTTNLAVVAPGIAEALLATALGLVAAIPAVIIYNVFARALASYRALLSDVSGEIIQHISRDLERLERGLVSPERGRAAAE; encoded by the coding sequence ATGACGCAATTTGTAACAGGGGCGGCACGTCTGGTGCTTGTCGTCGTGTTCGCCGTTCTTGCGGCTGTAGTGCCGGCACATGCGCAGCAGCAGGGAACGTCGCCGGCGGTCTCCCCCTCACCATTATCTTCGACGCCGCCGGCACCCGGAGAGACGTCGCGGTCACCCAGGCCTGATGCGGTCTCCCAGGGTGCTCCGCCCGCATCGTCGCGCTCGTCCGAAGCGACTGCCGTGGACGCACCGCCTGCTCGGTCTGCGCCGTCGGTATCGGCCTCGACATTGCCGCGCGATCTGTCGCCGTGGGGGATGTTCATGCAGGCGGACATCGTCGTGAAGGCGGTAATGATCGGGCTGGCGTTCGCCTCGCTGGTGACGTGGACGATCTGGCTGGCCAAGGGCATGGAGCTGGCGGCGGCGCGGCGGCGGGCGCAGAGCTGCGTGCGCAAGCTCGTCCGCGCCGATAGCCTTGCGGCGGCGCAGGCTGAAACCGCGGATGGCTGGACCGGTCAGGGCACGGTGGCCGAGCTGTTGGAGGCGGCGGAGGGCGAACGTAAGCGCTCGCGCGATCTTTCGGCTGACGGCATCAAGGAGCGGCTGGCGATCGCGCTGTCGCGCATCGAGGCGAGGGCGGGCCGCGAGGTCGCACGCGGCACCGGGCTGTTGGCGACGATCGGCGCCACCGCGCCCTTCGTTGGTCTGTTCGGCACGGTGTGGGGGATCATGAACGCCTTCATCGGCATCTCCCTGTCCAAGACCACCAATCTTGCCGTGGTGGCGCCGGGCATCGCCGAAGCGTTGCTCGCCACCGCGCTCGGTCTCGTCGCCGCCATTCCGGCGGTGATTATCTACAACGTGTTTGCGCGGGCGCTGGCGAGCTACCGAGCGCTGTTGTCGGATGTCTCCGGCGAAATCATCCAGCACATCTCGCGCGACCTGGAACGGCTGGAGCGGGGGCTGGTTTCGCCGGAGCGCGGCCGCGCCGCCGCGGAGTGA
- a CDS encoding class I SAM-dependent methyltransferase: MGNDIDRAGVARAYGRWAPVYDLVFGKVFDPGRQSTIAIADTIGGRILDVGVGTGLSLSDYASTTKLYGVDISEPMLRKAQQRVRSLNLANVETLAVMDAKHLAFADSFFDAVVAQYVITAVPDPEATLDDFIRVLKPGGELILVNHIGAERGPRRLFELAFAPLARRLGWRPEFPWARLVNWAAKHGGVTLSERRPMPPMGHFSLIRYRKS; encoded by the coding sequence ATGGGCAATGACATCGACCGCGCGGGCGTCGCCAGGGCTTACGGCCGCTGGGCGCCGGTTTACGATCTCGTGTTCGGAAAGGTCTTCGATCCCGGTCGTCAGTCCACCATCGCTATCGCCGACACGATCGGCGGACGTATCCTCGATGTCGGCGTCGGCACCGGATTGTCGCTGTCGGATTATGCGTCCACCACGAAACTGTACGGCGTCGACATTTCCGAACCGATGCTGCGCAAGGCGCAGCAGCGGGTGCGTTCGCTCAATCTCGCCAATGTCGAAACGCTGGCGGTGATGGACGCCAAACATCTTGCGTTCGCGGATTCGTTTTTCGACGCAGTGGTGGCGCAATATGTCATCACCGCGGTGCCGGATCCCGAAGCGACGCTGGACGATTTCATCCGCGTGCTGAAGCCGGGCGGCGAGCTGATTCTGGTCAATCACATCGGCGCCGAGCGCGGGCCGCGCCGCCTGTTCGAACTGGCGTTTGCGCCGCTGGCGCGACGGCTCGGCTGGCGCCCGGAATTCCCGTGGGCGCGCCTCGTGAATTGGGCCGCCAAGCATGGCGGCGTCACGCTCTCCGAGCGTCGCCCGATGCCGCCGATGGGCCACTTTTCGCTGATCCGCTATCGCAAATCCTGA
- the exbD gene encoding TonB system transport protein ExbD: MAVSLKDPHDGGIDELSEINVTPFIDVMLVLLIIFMVAAPLSTVDVAVDLPVSNAQPQPRPDKPVFLTVKSDLTLALGNEDVPRSALQATLDQQTDNDREQRVFLRADGSVAYNELMKVMNLLRDAGYLKIALVGLEDTGQAAAAPVAATQP, encoded by the coding sequence ATGGCCGTATCGCTCAAGGACCCGCACGACGGCGGCATCGACGAACTCAGCGAGATCAACGTCACGCCGTTCATCGACGTGATGCTGGTGCTGCTCATCATCTTCATGGTGGCGGCGCCGCTGTCGACGGTGGACGTGGCGGTGGATTTGCCGGTGTCCAACGCCCAGCCGCAGCCGCGCCCGGACAAGCCGGTGTTCCTGACGGTGAAGTCCGACCTGACGCTGGCGCTCGGCAATGAGGATGTGCCGCGCAGCGCGCTTCAGGCGACGCTGGATCAACAGACCGACAACGACCGCGAGCAACGGGTGTTCCTGCGCGCCGACGGGTCGGTGGCCTACAACGAGTTGATGAAGGTGATGAACCTGTTGCGCGACGCCGGCTATCTCAAGATCGCGCTGGTCGGACTTGAGGACACCGGGCAGGCGGCGGCAGCGCCGGTGGCGGCGACACAGCCATGA
- a CDS encoding substrate-binding domain-containing protein, giving the protein MKTRFIAVACASALALAMIVGSRACRAETEGQTAPLQVYAAGSTRGVLTAIADDYTKATGQRFELTFGPAGLLLDRIRKDGGADVYVSANMAHPQRLFAEGVGTRPVIFARNRLCVTGRAELGLTQENLLDTLLEPSIKIGTSTPGADPGGDYAWQFFDRAETVRAGAKQALIKNARQLVGGPTSPKLPAGETAIHYYFTRHEADVFIGYCSSHTKIGVETERPSDLPLTRVEVPQPLAMPINYGLTVLRTIKETNRRDAAYRFAIYLMSPDAQRRLPEYGFLPGGGL; this is encoded by the coding sequence GTGAAGACCCGATTTATCGCAGTCGCCTGTGCAAGCGCCCTCGCTCTGGCGATGATTGTCGGCTCACGAGCCTGTCGCGCGGAAACAGAGGGGCAGACGGCGCCACTGCAGGTTTACGCGGCCGGGAGCACGCGCGGAGTCCTCACTGCGATTGCAGACGATTACACCAAGGCGACAGGCCAGAGATTTGAACTCACATTCGGCCCGGCAGGTCTGCTCTTGGACAGAATCAGGAAGGATGGCGGCGCGGACGTTTACGTTTCCGCCAATATGGCGCACCCCCAGCGACTTTTCGCAGAAGGCGTCGGCACGCGTCCCGTCATCTTCGCAAGGAATCGACTATGCGTGACCGGCCGCGCGGAGCTTGGTCTCACTCAAGAGAATCTGCTCGACACATTGCTTGAGCCGTCAATAAAGATCGGCACGTCGACGCCCGGTGCCGATCCGGGAGGAGATTACGCCTGGCAATTCTTCGATCGGGCGGAGACGGTTCGCGCGGGCGCGAAGCAGGCGCTCATCAAGAACGCACGTCAGCTGGTTGGAGGACCGACCAGCCCTAAGTTGCCCGCGGGAGAAACCGCGATACATTACTACTTCACGCGACATGAGGCCGATGTCTTCATTGGTTACTGCAGTTCGCATACAAAAATCGGCGTCGAAACAGAAAGGCCGTCGGATTTGCCGCTCACGCGGGTCGAAGTGCCTCAACCGCTCGCCATGCCCATCAACTATGGGCTGACCGTCCTGAGGACAATCAAGGAAACGAACCGCAGGGACGCTGCATATCGCTTCGCGATTTACCTGATGTCTCCGGATGCGCAACGGCGCCTCCCGGAATATGGCTTCCTTCCGGGCGGCGGGCTTTAG
- a CDS encoding cation:proton antiporter yields the protein MHELIGDITLSILFAWGLGLVAHFSRQPLILAYLLAGFFIGPFGMGWVKSQESIQTISELGLIFMLFMIGLEIDLKKIVRAGRVIVVAAGGQLLGGCILGVLFFMAIGLGMGHGGFDALYLCVACALSSTVIIVKVLYEKRELDTLPGRITLGVLVLQDIFAILFLAVQPSLDNLQMSIILLSIARVGALVATALILSRYVLPYLFHQIARRPELVLLGALAWCFLIGEIAERLHLSREMGSLVAGVSLSTFPYALDVTAKVTTLRDFFITLFFVALGMTIPIPNGSVIGLALMIAAFTVASRVVTTFLPLYLMKQGLRASLLPAINLAQISEFSLVVIQTGVVAGHIKTQTASAASFAFVVLAVLSTFAIGRSDQLSRLGIRFLKRLGLRDLDRTEAGEGGYSAGGHGEDGHGEPRRIVILGFFRAASALLSEIERRDESLLDQIAVVDFNPVVFSTLVARGLHVTYGDISNVDTLLHAGVGSAEIIILSVPDSLLKGANNEKLVRHVRSLNPTAKIISTADLLSDVGDQYAAGADYVTVTRLTDAHELFAAIEAADNGLLADKRAESDALLSERREVLP from the coding sequence ATGCACGAACTTATCGGCGATATCACGCTTTCCATCCTGTTTGCCTGGGGCCTCGGGCTGGTCGCGCATTTTTCCCGACAGCCGTTGATTCTGGCCTATCTGCTGGCCGGGTTTTTCATCGGCCCGTTCGGAATGGGATGGGTCAAGTCGCAGGAATCGATCCAGACCATCTCCGAACTCGGCCTGATCTTCATGCTTTTCATGATCGGCCTGGAAATCGACCTGAAGAAGATCGTGCGCGCCGGGCGGGTGATCGTGGTCGCAGCCGGCGGCCAACTCCTCGGCGGCTGCATCCTCGGCGTGCTGTTCTTCATGGCAATCGGGCTTGGCATGGGCCACGGCGGTTTCGATGCGCTGTATCTCTGCGTCGCCTGCGCGCTGTCGAGCACGGTCATCATCGTCAAGGTCCTTTACGAGAAGCGCGAACTCGATACCCTGCCGGGCCGCATCACGCTCGGCGTGCTGGTGTTGCAGGATATCTTCGCGATCCTGTTCCTGGCGGTGCAGCCCAGTCTCGACAATCTTCAGATGTCCATCATCCTGCTCTCGATCGCGCGGGTCGGCGCGCTGGTGGCGACCGCGCTGATCCTCAGCCGCTACGTGCTGCCTTATCTGTTTCACCAGATCGCTCGCCGCCCGGAGCTGGTGCTGCTCGGCGCGCTGGCGTGGTGCTTTCTGATCGGCGAGATCGCCGAACGGTTGCACCTGTCCCGCGAAATGGGCTCGCTGGTGGCCGGTGTGTCGCTCTCGACCTTTCCTTACGCGCTCGATGTCACCGCCAAGGTGACGACGCTGCGGGACTTTTTCATCACGCTGTTCTTCGTCGCGCTGGGCATGACCATTCCGATCCCGAACGGTTCGGTGATCGGGCTCGCGCTGATGATCGCGGCCTTCACGGTGGCGAGTCGCGTTGTCACGACGTTTTTGCCGCTGTATCTGATGAAGCAGGGACTGCGCGCCAGCCTGCTGCCGGCGATCAATCTGGCGCAGATCAGCGAGTTTTCGCTGGTCGTGATCCAGACCGGCGTGGTTGCGGGGCACATCAAGACTCAGACCGCGAGCGCCGCGTCGTTCGCGTTCGTGGTGCTGGCGGTGCTGAGTACGTTCGCGATCGGGCGCAGCGATCAGCTTTCGCGGCTGGGCATCAGGTTCCTGAAGCGGCTCGGCCTTCGGGACCTCGACCGCACCGAAGCCGGGGAGGGCGGATATAGTGCGGGAGGACACGGCGAGGACGGCCATGGCGAACCGCGGCGCATCGTCATTCTTGGATTCTTCCGTGCCGCCAGCGCGCTGCTGAGCGAGATCGAACGCCGGGACGAGTCGCTGCTGGACCAGATCGCCGTGGTCGACTTCAACCCGGTGGTGTTCAGCACGCTCGTTGCCCGCGGTCTCCACGTCACCTATGGCGACATCAGCAACGTGGATACGCTGCTTCATGCCGGGGTCGGCAGCGCCGAGATCATCATTCTGAGCGTGCCGGATTCGCTGCTTAAGGGCGCCAATAACGAAAAGCTCGTTCGCCACGTCCGCTCGCTCAACCCGACCGCAAAGATCATCTCGACGGCGGACCTGCTGTCGGACGTCGGGGATCAGTATGCCGCCGGCGCGGATTACGTGACGGTGACGCGGCTGACCGACGCGCACGAGCTGTTCGCGGCGATCGAGGCCGCCGATAACGGGCTGCTGGCCGACAAGCGTGCCGAATCCGATGCGCTTCTAAGCGAGCGCCGGGAGGTGCTGCCGTAG
- the mnmA gene encoding tRNA 2-thiouridine(34) synthase MnmA, with protein sequence MLNSLELEGRPQDTRVVVAMSGGVDSSVTAALLKSEGYDVVGITLQLYDHGAATHRKGACCAGQDIHDARNVAERLGIPHYVLDYENRFRETVIENFADSYASGETPVPCIECNRLVKFRDLLATARELGAAALATGHYVASHRLAGGSRALLCAADADRDQSYFLFATTREQLDFLRFPLGDMTKPQTRELARRFGLSVADKHDSQDICFVPTGRYTDIISQLKPNAMEPGDIVDLDGHVIGHHEGIVHFTVGQRRGLGIASSAPLYVLSLDATSRHVVVGPREALTMHRIVLRDVNWIGDGALDRAVGAGLELFVRVRSTRKPQPAWLRAIDGRYEIELVAGEEGVSPGQACVFYDGPEGQARVLGGGFIARAMAKRASGDAAQDDAPAQPLAAELRG encoded by the coding sequence ATGCTCAACAGTCTGGAACTGGAAGGCCGTCCTCAGGACACGCGGGTCGTGGTCGCCATGTCGGGCGGCGTCGATTCGTCGGTGACGGCTGCGCTGTTGAAGTCCGAGGGATACGACGTCGTCGGAATAACCTTGCAGCTTTACGATCATGGCGCGGCGACCCATCGCAAGGGTGCGTGCTGCGCCGGGCAGGACATTCATGACGCCCGTAACGTCGCCGAGCGCCTCGGCATTCCGCACTATGTGCTGGACTATGAAAACCGCTTCCGCGAAACCGTGATCGAGAATTTCGCGGATAGCTATGCGTCGGGCGAAACGCCGGTGCCCTGCATCGAGTGCAACCGTCTGGTCAAGTTCCGCGATCTTTTGGCCACCGCGCGCGAGCTTGGCGCCGCGGCGCTGGCGACCGGTCATTACGTCGCCTCCCACCGTCTGGCCGGCGGGTCGCGCGCGCTGCTCTGCGCGGCGGATGCGGATCGCGACCAGAGCTATTTCCTGTTCGCCACCACGCGCGAGCAGCTTGATTTTCTGCGCTTCCCGCTCGGCGACATGACCAAGCCGCAGACCCGCGAACTGGCGCGTCGTTTCGGATTGTCGGTTGCCGACAAGCATGACAGCCAGGATATCTGTTTCGTGCCGACCGGTCGCTACACCGATATCATTAGTCAGTTGAAGCCGAACGCGATGGAGCCAGGCGACATCGTCGATCTCGACGGGCACGTCATCGGCCACCACGAGGGCATCGTGCATTTCACCGTCGGGCAGCGCCGCGGCCTCGGCATTGCTTCCAGCGCACCGCTTTACGTCTTGAGTCTCGATGCAACGAGCCGACATGTGGTTGTGGGGCCGCGCGAAGCGTTGACGATGCATCGCATCGTCCTGCGCGACGTGAACTGGATCGGTGACGGCGCCCTCGATCGCGCTGTCGGTGCCGGACTTGAGTTGTTCGTCCGGGTCCGCTCGACGCGCAAGCCCCAACCGGCGTGGCTCCGTGCAATCGATGGCCGCTATGAGATCGAACTCGTGGCCGGCGAGGAGGGCGTGTCGCCCGGTCAGGCCTGTGTGTTCTACGATGGGCCGGAAGGGCAGGCGCGAGTGCTCGGCGGCGGGTTCATCGCGCGCGCCATGGCCAAGCGCGCAAGCGGAGACGCCGCGCAAGATGATGCGCCGGCGCAACCCCTCGCTGCCGAATTGCGCGGGTAG
- a CDS encoding energy transducer TonB family protein, which translates to MIDWRDPDGRTGSEVTLLSALRWTVAGLAVIGLHAGGIWLALNRPAAAEPPGDPPAAIMMELAPLAVAPEVPQQDVAPGPQMEEAEDRPEPQPEKPVEEKVEPQPELKTPVETEIKPPEPPKMEKAEVVLPPKAERPKPKPKPKPKKKKQKKAPRTTAPPSSQAQRADRAAASAEGLSSSMSRASWRGALMAHLNRHKRFPPGAGTGVATVVFTIDRSGRVLSSRLVRSSGDASLDAESVSLPRRASPVPAPPPNVGGRSITLAVPIRFTR; encoded by the coding sequence ATGATCGACTGGCGCGACCCCGACGGCCGGACCGGCAGCGAAGTGACCTTGCTGTCCGCGTTGCGCTGGACGGTGGCCGGGCTCGCCGTGATTGGGTTGCACGCCGGCGGGATATGGCTGGCGCTGAACCGGCCGGCGGCGGCCGAGCCGCCGGGCGATCCGCCGGCCGCCATCATGATGGAACTGGCGCCGCTCGCCGTCGCCCCCGAGGTGCCGCAGCAGGATGTGGCGCCGGGACCGCAGATGGAGGAGGCCGAGGATCGGCCGGAGCCACAACCGGAGAAGCCGGTCGAGGAGAAGGTCGAGCCGCAACCTGAGTTGAAGACGCCGGTGGAAACCGAGATCAAGCCGCCGGAACCGCCGAAGATGGAGAAGGCGGAGGTGGTGTTGCCGCCGAAGGCCGAGCGGCCGAAGCCGAAGCCGAAGCCGAAACCGAAGAAGAAAAAGCAGAAGAAGGCCCCGCGCACCACCGCGCCGCCCAGTTCGCAGGCGCAGCGCGCGGACCGTGCCGCCGCGTCGGCCGAAGGGCTGTCGTCGTCGATGTCGCGGGCATCCTGGCGCGGCGCGTTGATGGCCCATCTCAACCGCCACAAGCGCTTCCCGCCCGGCGCAGGGACCGGCGTTGCGACGGTCGTATTCACGATAGACCGCTCGGGCCGCGTCCTCTCCTCGCGCCTGGTTCGTTCGTCCGGGGACGCTTCGCTCGACGCGGAATCGGTGTCCCTGCCGCGACGCGCCAGCCCAGTTCCCGCGCCGCCGCCGAATGTCGGAGGTCGTTCGATCACACTCGCCGTTCCGATCAGATTTACACGATGA
- a CDS encoding TonB-dependent receptor yields MSILAVLCGSASAQEMLPTIDVRSDAAQTADVTPDYKVNRVELGPLGKKPLIDTPFSVNTVSEALAENQQLQSVREAFRFIPSVQGENVRPQTRGLQASVVQNTRVDGLNIAATTDYPIEEFQRLDVLNGIAGALFGPAQPGGTFNYIMKRPTADPLQRFTGGYLSTGQWLAHMDLGGFADPEHRLGYRLNLLDQDGASYVGNSRLQRQLASFGGDIHFSPDTVLETNASIYHYKTEGLPGTFAVAKGVLFPAAVDPARVGYGQPWGGDDNTTTILSGRIKHDFNENWSFSAGVSRNTSDRASTVPTNTLINNAGRYVTTAATTTYSLDTVTSNQAILNGRFETGPLKHDLFLANNGFSWDRYRPFKIGALTAGSASLDNPLTFPEPNFPDFKDRYRSVNTFQQSITLGDTIALNDQWSVLGAISDSWIDTNNYNTVGGVTGGYNANGWSPLGSVMFKPRENMTTYFTYADSLQQGDSAPAGTLNQGETLAPYRSNQYELGAKFDFGRFNLNAALYRIERPYAFTGPDNVFSVKGTQINRGIELMASGAINDEWTVHGGMTFIDPRLYNTGSSQTDGQRILGLSQFVTNCLLEYHVPTVQGLTFSGNVTYATNRPTDYANTSFVSGYAVLDLGMRYAQLVANKRVTFRLDVFNVTDLHYWANVTPAAQNGYNATGSATGTLGAPRTVRASLQVEL; encoded by the coding sequence TTGTCTATCCTGGCAGTGCTGTGTGGAAGCGCGTCGGCTCAAGAGATGCTTCCGACAATCGATGTCCGGAGCGACGCGGCGCAAACTGCCGACGTGACTCCTGATTATAAGGTCAACCGCGTAGAGCTCGGGCCCCTGGGCAAGAAGCCCCTGATTGACACGCCCTTCTCAGTCAATACGGTCTCGGAAGCGCTCGCTGAAAATCAGCAACTTCAAAGCGTGCGTGAAGCGTTCCGCTTCATTCCTTCAGTCCAGGGCGAGAACGTCCGTCCACAGACGCGCGGTCTTCAAGCGAGCGTCGTGCAAAACACGCGCGTCGATGGCTTGAATATTGCCGCAACGACTGACTATCCGATCGAAGAATTTCAACGCCTCGACGTGTTGAACGGAATCGCCGGCGCGTTGTTTGGCCCGGCTCAGCCGGGCGGAACCTTCAATTACATCATGAAGCGTCCGACCGCCGACCCATTGCAGCGTTTCACGGGAGGCTATCTCTCCACCGGCCAGTGGCTCGCGCACATGGATCTTGGAGGCTTCGCCGATCCGGAGCATCGCCTCGGCTATCGATTAAACCTTCTCGATCAGGATGGCGCAAGCTACGTCGGCAACAGTCGGCTGCAACGCCAACTCGCCAGCTTCGGCGGCGATATTCACTTTAGTCCCGACACGGTCCTCGAGACAAATGCGAGTATTTATCATTACAAAACGGAGGGATTGCCTGGAACCTTCGCCGTTGCAAAGGGCGTCCTCTTTCCAGCAGCCGTCGACCCGGCTCGGGTTGGTTACGGCCAGCCGTGGGGAGGCGACGACAATACGACAACGATCCTGAGCGGTCGCATCAAGCATGATTTTAACGAGAATTGGAGCTTCTCCGCCGGCGTCTCGCGCAATACAAGCGATCGCGCCTCTACGGTTCCAACAAATACGCTCATCAACAACGCTGGACGTTACGTAACGACCGCGGCGACAACGACCTATAGTCTTGACACGGTCACCAGCAATCAAGCCATTCTGAATGGCCGTTTCGAGACGGGGCCGCTCAAGCACGATCTGTTTCTCGCCAATAACGGTTTCTCCTGGGATCGCTACAGGCCGTTCAAGATCGGCGCACTCACGGCTGGCAGCGCCAGCCTCGACAATCCGTTGACCTTTCCCGAGCCGAATTTTCCGGATTTCAAAGACCGCTACAGATCTGTGAACACCTTCCAGCAATCGATTACCCTGGGAGACACCATTGCTCTCAACGATCAATGGTCGGTGTTGGGCGCTATCAGCGACAGTTGGATCGATACCAACAACTACAATACGGTTGGCGGCGTCACGGGCGGGTATAATGCCAATGGATGGAGCCCGCTCGGCAGCGTTATGTTCAAGCCACGCGAAAACATGACGACCTATTTCACCTACGCGGATAGCTTACAGCAAGGCGACAGTGCACCGGCCGGCACGCTCAATCAGGGCGAGACTCTGGCCCCCTATCGAAGCAATCAATATGAACTCGGCGCCAAGTTCGATTTCGGGCGCTTCAACCTGAATGCCGCGCTCTACAGAATCGAGCGACCTTATGCTTTCACCGGGCCGGATAACGTTTTTTCCGTTAAAGGGACACAGATCAATCGTGGAATTGAACTGATGGCGTCAGGCGCTATCAATGATGAATGGACCGTGCACGGTGGGATGACGTTCATCGACCCTCGGCTCTACAATACGGGTTCATCCCAAACTGACGGCCAACGCATTCTGGGATTATCTCAATTCGTCACGAATTGTTTGCTCGAATATCATGTTCCCACCGTTCAAGGACTGACATTCAGCGGGAACGTCACCTATGCGACGAACCGGCCCACTGACTACGCGAACACATCATTTGTTTCCGGCTACGCTGTGCTCGATCTCGGCATGCGCTATGCGCAGCTCGTTGCCAACAAGCGGGTCACGTTCAGGCTCGATGTTTTCAATGTCACGGATCTTCATTATTGGGCCAATGTGACGCCGGCGGCTCAGAATGGATATAATGCGACAGGTTCAGCGACCGGTACTTTGGGCGCGCCGCGGACTGTCCGTGCTTCGCTACAGGTTGAACTGTGA